CGGGCGATGGAAGTGCCAAGGAAATAACGCCCCTCGTAGATGGCGTTGGCGCGGAACATGGGGAAGACGAAATCACGGACGAACTCTTCGCGCAGATCCTCAACATAGCATTTGCTGGCGCCGGTTTTACGGGCTTTTTCGGGGATGCCGTCGAGTTCCTGACCCTGGCCGAGGTCGGCGGAGAAGGCAATGACTTCACAGCCGTATTCCTCGATGAGCCAGCGTACGATGATGGAGGTGTCGAGTCCGCCCGAATAGGCCAGGACAGCCTTTTTGACAGTGCCGTGCTTGGACATGGAAAAACTCCTTCTGACAATGTTATGGCAACGCCGGTCACGCATGTGCGGCGGCGATGTCGATGGCAGGTTCTCGTTGTGCCGAAAACCTTATGGGATGCTTCATAGATGAATCACGCAGGTGTCAGCGATTTTGTCGTGCAGACCCTGTTTGTGAGCGTCGAACGCGACCATCAGGTAGCCGATGCCGAGGGTGATGCCGGAAACGAATTTGCCGAGGATTTCCCGCAGCGCGGCGCGCCCGTAAGTCATGTTTTGTCCGTCCCGGCGAACCACTTTCAATCGCAGCAGCATCTTGCCAGGCGTCTGACCGCAGGCGCCGGTGAACACCACATAGTAGGCCATGCCGACCGCGCTGCTGAAAAGCGCCAGCATTACGATGGAAGACACCGAGGTGGCTTCAATGTCGGGCGCGATCAGTTGCAGGACGGCTCCCAGAAGCAGACTCAGGGTCAGTTGCAGAATCCAGGCGGCTATCGAATCGATGGCCGCCGCCGCGGCCCGTATCCAGAAACCGGCGTATACGGCGGCAAGAGGAGCCGCCTGCGTCTGCCCGCAGGTAGGACAGCTTTTCCGGGGCTCCGCAAAAGCAGCCGGGCCTTCCTGCGTGGCCGTTTGCCCATCCGTGAGATCTCCGCTGGCTGCCGGACAGGTGATTTCAGGATTTTCAGAAACGATTTTGTCCGCGGCCTGATTCAGGCTCTTTGCCGGGGCCACGGGCAGGGCAAAACTCGCCTGACAGCGTGGACAGGTCGCTTCGGTGGCTTCGGCCGGGATGCGGTCCGGCGGGACTTGCTGGCTGAATCCGCAATATGGGCAGGTGATGGTCATGCTCCACTCCGGCATCTTCAGGCCATCAAGGTCGCCATGATGGCTTTTTGAATATGCAGGCGGTTCTCGGCTTCGTCAAAAACCACCGAGTGCCGGCTTTCGATGGCTTCGTCGGTGATCTCCTCGCCGCGATGTGCCGGCAGGCAGTGCATCAGGATGCAATCGGAAGCGGCGGCGGCGATTACCTTGTCGTTGATCTGGAAGCCGTTGAAGGCGGTAACGCGTTTGGCCTGTTCCTCCTCCTGGCCCATGCTGGCCCAGACGTCGGTGTTGAGGATGTCGGCGCCCCGGGCGGC
This portion of the Syntrophotalea acetylenica genome encodes:
- a CDS encoding RDD family protein, translating into MTITCPYCGFSQQVPPDRIPAEATEATCPRCQASFALPVAPAKSLNQAADKIVSENPEITCPAASGDLTDGQTATQEGPAAFAEPRKSCPTCGQTQAAPLAAVYAGFWIRAAAAAIDSIAAWILQLTLSLLLGAVLQLIAPDIEATSVSSIVMLALFSSAVGMAYYVVFTGACGQTPGKMLLRLKVVRRDGQNMTYGRAALREILGKFVSGITLGIGYLMVAFDAHKQGLHDKIADTCVIHL